A genome region from Nocardiopsis exhalans includes the following:
- a CDS encoding siderophore-interacting protein: MTDKAVRRGSANPLARHFDQYRSEGVVTEVGQVTPTLRRIRIRSGELTGREYSPGQHVRVEIRDPLSLYGIVRPSETLRTYTIRDHSRERGEFEVWSHLYEGEGIGLRWARSVRAGDPVRLWGPQGEPELDRAPYYLFVGEETGACAFEPLLFTLGPNVRTFGVLESDTSEDEVPVAGLGQDVRVHRNGASAASSPLLPAAVAAMELPSDPGFALVAGEARTGQAVRAHLVNERGWPRKAVRVTAFWTPGRKGLHH; encoded by the coding sequence ATGACGGACAAGGCTGTGCGGCGCGGGTCGGCCAACCCCCTGGCACGCCACTTCGACCAGTACCGCTCCGAAGGGGTCGTCACCGAGGTCGGCCAGGTCACGCCGACTCTGCGGCGGATCCGAATCCGGTCCGGGGAACTGACCGGGCGCGAGTACTCGCCCGGTCAGCACGTACGGGTCGAGATCCGCGACCCCCTCTCCCTCTACGGCATCGTCCGCCCCAGTGAGACCCTGCGGACCTACACGATCCGCGACCACTCCCGGGAGCGGGGGGAGTTCGAAGTGTGGTCCCACCTCTACGAGGGGGAGGGCATCGGCCTGCGGTGGGCCCGCTCGGTCAGGGCGGGGGACCCGGTGCGCCTGTGGGGCCCGCAGGGGGAACCGGAACTGGATCGGGCGCCCTACTACCTGTTCGTCGGTGAGGAGACCGGCGCCTGTGCCTTCGAACCCCTCCTGTTCACGCTCGGGCCGAACGTGCGCACCTTCGGGGTCCTGGAGAGCGACACCTCCGAGGACGAGGTGCCGGTCGCCGGTCTGGGGCAGGACGTTCGTGTGCACCGGAACGGGGCATCCGCCGCCTCGTCGCCGCTGCTGCCCGCCGCCGTCGCCGCGATGGAACTGCCGAGCGATCCGGGGTTCGCCCTCGTCGCGGGTGAGGCCCGGACGGGTCAGGCGGTCCGCGCGCACCTGGTCAACGAGCGGGGGTGGCCTCGGAAGGCGGTCCGGGTCACGGCCTTCTGGACCCCGGGGCGGAAGGGCCTGCACCACTGA
- a CDS encoding fasciclin domain-containing protein gives MSRTSLSRRTGGTGPAAATGATAAALLLTLSACGGGNEGAGDDTPRETGQEGAAGNGSSVEPFGPGCSDFPGEGAGSFEEMADQPFATAIADSPVLGNLADALERSGLSDRMDTAEGMTVFAPVDDAFDMYPDGEMDDLLEDPGGLAHLLNYHVVAGEVPSAELDGGVFDALNGGQVRSSASGGRYTVDGYAPVVCADVETANATVHVVGMLLIPS, from the coding sequence ATGAGCAGGACCAGCCTCAGCCGCCGCACCGGCGGCACCGGCCCCGCGGCTGCCACGGGCGCCACCGCGGCGGCGCTCCTCCTCACGCTGAGCGCCTGTGGCGGCGGGAACGAGGGCGCCGGCGACGACACCCCACGGGAAACGGGGCAGGAGGGGGCGGCCGGGAACGGAAGCTCGGTTGAGCCCTTCGGCCCCGGTTGTTCGGACTTCCCCGGGGAGGGGGCGGGCAGCTTCGAGGAGATGGCCGACCAGCCCTTCGCCACCGCCATCGCCGACAGCCCGGTCCTGGGCAACCTGGCCGACGCCCTGGAGCGGTCCGGCCTCAGCGACCGCATGGACACCGCCGAGGGCATGACCGTGTTCGCCCCGGTCGACGACGCCTTCGACATGTACCCGGACGGGGAGATGGACGACCTCCTGGAGGACCCGGGCGGTCTGGCCCACCTGCTCAACTACCACGTGGTCGCGGGCGAGGTCCCCTCCGCGGAACTGGACGGGGGCGTGTTCGACGCCCTCAACGGCGGTCAGGTGCGCTCGTCCGCCTCGGGCGGCCGGTACACCGTGGACGGCTACGCGCCCGTGGTCTGCGCGGACGTGGAGACCGCCAACGCCACCGTGCACGTGGTGGGCATGCTGCTCATCCCGTCCTGA
- a CDS encoding DMT family transporter, translated as MTTPIVVAVLVAALLHAAWNAIAHAITDRLLGFALIGLGGMLAALPLLFVVGMPPPEAWPILLGSLVTHLLYLTLLMLSYRTGDFGQVYPLARGTAPWVVALIGVVLLGETLPPAELAGVLVISAGLMVLVFAGGLPRRQHVPALLAAFTTGLAIASYTVVDAYGVRLTQDPLGYIAWIMTLQGPVFFLVALAARKRKLVDQLRPIWKVGLLGGAVSAGAYGLVLWAQLSGAVAGIAALRETSIVFAALIGLVFFRERFGPVRIVASAVVVSGVLLLAL; from the coding sequence ATGACCACACCGATCGTTGTCGCAGTACTGGTCGCGGCGCTGCTGCACGCGGCGTGGAACGCGATCGCGCACGCGATCACCGACCGGCTGCTCGGGTTCGCGCTGATCGGCCTCGGCGGGATGCTCGCGGCCCTCCCGCTGCTGTTCGTGGTCGGGATGCCGCCGCCCGAGGCCTGGCCGATCCTGCTGGGATCCCTGGTCACGCACCTGCTCTACCTGACCCTGCTGATGCTGTCCTACCGGACCGGGGACTTCGGGCAGGTCTACCCGCTGGCACGAGGAACCGCGCCCTGGGTGGTCGCGCTGATCGGAGTGGTCCTGCTCGGCGAGACCCTGCCACCCGCGGAGCTGGCCGGGGTCCTGGTCATCTCGGCCGGGCTCATGGTCCTGGTGTTCGCCGGCGGGCTCCCCCGACGCCAGCACGTGCCCGCGCTCCTGGCCGCCTTCACGACCGGGCTGGCGATCGCCTCCTACACCGTGGTGGACGCCTACGGGGTCCGGCTGACCCAGGATCCGCTGGGTTATATCGCCTGGATCATGACCCTTCAGGGCCCCGTGTTCTTCCTGGTGGCTCTGGCTGCCAGGAAGCGGAAGCTGGTCGACCAGCTCAGGCCGATCTGGAAGGTCGGTCTGCTCGGCGGCGCCGTCAGCGCGGGCGCCTACGGCCTGGTTCTGTGGGCGCAGCTGTCCGGGGCGGTCGCGGGGATCGCGGCGCTGCGGGAGACCAGCATCGTCTTCGCGGCGCTGATCGGGCTGGTGTTCTTCCGGGAGCGCTTCGGTCCGGTCCGGATCGTCGCCTCGGCCGTGGTCGTCTCCGGGGTCCTCCTGCTGGCCCTGTGA
- a CDS encoding anti-sigma factor produces the protein MGQDLHTLTGAYALNALTPSESVRFEDHLADCDSCVQEVRGFTETSALLASAAAQTPPEELRERVLAEVARTRQLAPAPERLPEPRHRLWPWTLGLALAACVAVIIALGATVLNQGRQVDELRSNEQQIAAVLAAPDAVSTSAEPMEGVSVTVVHSESLGNLVFSAHGLDDLHDEDYQLWLTRHDGSVYSAGVLSVDDAGFVLPVLAAPDEGTEGVAVTVEPEGGSDQPTSDPVMAMPVTG, from the coding sequence ATGGGCCAGGACCTGCACACACTGACCGGCGCCTACGCGCTGAACGCCCTCACCCCGAGCGAGAGCGTCCGCTTCGAGGACCATCTGGCCGACTGCGACTCCTGTGTCCAGGAGGTGCGGGGCTTCACCGAGACCTCCGCTCTGCTGGCCTCGGCCGCCGCGCAGACCCCGCCCGAGGAACTGCGGGAGCGGGTGCTGGCGGAGGTCGCCCGAACCCGGCAGCTCGCCCCGGCCCCCGAACGCCTCCCCGAACCCCGCCACCGACTCTGGCCGTGGACCCTCGGCCTGGCCCTGGCCGCATGCGTGGCCGTGATCATCGCCCTGGGTGCGACCGTGCTCAACCAGGGCCGCCAGGTGGACGAGCTCCGCTCCAACGAACAGCAGATCGCCGCGGTGCTCGCCGCACCGGACGCGGTCTCCACCAGCGCCGAGCCCATGGAGGGCGTGAGCGTGACGGTCGTGCACTCCGAGAGCCTGGGCAACCTGGTGTTCAGCGCGCACGGCCTGGACGACCTGCACGACGAGGACTACCAGCTCTGGCTGACCCGTCACGACGGCAGCGTGTACTCGGCGGGTGTGCTCTCCGTGGACGACGCCGGATTCGTACTGCCCGTGCTCGCGGCCCCGGACGAGGGCACCGAGGGTGTGGCGGTGACCGTCGAGCCCGAGGGCGGTTCGGACCAGCCCACTTCCGACCCCGTGATGGCGATGCCGGTCACCGGTTGA
- a CDS encoding TetR/AcrR family transcriptional regulator — protein sequence MTAQTRRERLRAATLAEARTTARRLLVERGTAAVTVNAVAREMGLSGPALYRYFTGHDELVEAMITDFYQELGRVVAAARELHADGSPGDRLLAMCRALRGWAVAHPAEFEWTFARPLRESRGHVPDSPRRAAAVGFERAFLGEFVALWAQAPYPAPDLAELEPSLREQLVAYSEGTGGALPPAAAHVFLTTWVRIYGLLCMEVLGQLDFAYTDAGPLFEEYLRGVCADLGLEYTPPRA from the coding sequence ATGACCGCACAGACCCGGCGCGAGCGGCTTCGGGCGGCGACCCTGGCGGAGGCCCGGACCACCGCCCGGCGCCTGCTCGTGGAGCGCGGTACCGCCGCGGTCACGGTGAACGCCGTCGCGCGTGAGATGGGGCTGAGCGGCCCCGCGCTGTACCGGTACTTCACCGGGCACGACGAGCTGGTCGAGGCGATGATCACCGACTTCTACCAGGAGTTGGGCAGGGTTGTCGCCGCCGCGCGCGAGCTGCACGCGGACGGTTCGCCCGGGGACCGGTTGCTCGCGATGTGCCGGGCACTGCGCGGGTGGGCCGTGGCCCACCCGGCCGAGTTCGAGTGGACCTTCGCCCGCCCGCTGCGGGAGTCGCGCGGGCACGTGCCGGACTCGCCCCGGCGGGCCGCGGCCGTCGGGTTCGAACGGGCCTTCCTCGGGGAGTTCGTCGCGCTCTGGGCGCAGGCCCCCTATCCAGCACCCGACCTCGCCGAGCTCGAACCCTCGCTGCGGGAGCAGCTGGTCGCCTACTCGGAGGGGACCGGCGGAGCCCTTCCGCCCGCTGCCGCGCACGTGTTCCTCACGACCTGGGTCCGGATCTACGGGCTGTTGTGCATGGAGGTCCTGGGCCAGCTGGACTTCGCCTACACCGACGCCGGGCCGCTCTTCGAGGAGTACCTGCGCGGGGTCTGCGCGGATCTGGGCCTGGAGTACACGCCCCCGCGGGCCTGA
- a CDS encoding MFS transporter, whose protein sequence is MRPSSVAVVTDRSSVRPELRGRILALVAIICAALNLRLVVTSLSPLLTTVGEEFGFAATVVGVFGTLPLVAFAIFGLVTPAIMRRLGPEATAALSMLLAGAGQVMRAFAPDTATLLVLTGIALTGAALGNVVLPPLIKQYFPDRIAALSTVQMVAIHIGALFPPLVAVPLAEVAGWRVALGAWSFLALAAAVLWTVQWRRPGTVPRAALPSGGPALARPIWRVGMAWRMALLFGMVTWNVFTLFTWLPALLNDAGHSAAMAGSMVSLMVGTSLLFGLVAPTVTLRAANTFPIVALGLSGYGIGYLGVAVAPEYAPLWVLFLGMGTSLFVVVMTMINARSATPRGAAALSGFVQGAGSGIALGGPLLFGLFGELTGGWTLSYVLIAGGSLAVAAVVAYVERTPWTIEAAAQGRHPDRRADELLHD, encoded by the coding sequence GTGAGACCTTCCTCTGTCGCGGTCGTCACCGACCGATCGTCGGTACGCCCGGAACTACGGGGCCGCATCCTGGCCCTGGTCGCCATCATCTGCGCGGCGCTCAACCTGCGCCTCGTCGTCACCTCCCTCTCCCCGCTGTTGACCACCGTGGGCGAGGAGTTCGGCTTCGCCGCCACCGTCGTCGGCGTCTTCGGCACCCTGCCGCTGGTCGCCTTCGCGATCTTCGGCCTGGTCACCCCCGCGATCATGCGCCGTCTGGGCCCCGAGGCCACGGCGGCGCTGAGCATGCTCCTGGCCGGTGCGGGCCAGGTGATGCGCGCCTTCGCCCCCGACACCGCAACCCTGCTGGTGCTGACCGGGATCGCGCTCACCGGCGCCGCCCTGGGCAACGTCGTGCTGCCCCCGCTGATCAAGCAGTACTTCCCGGACCGGATCGCCGCCCTCAGCACGGTCCAGATGGTCGCCATCCATATCGGAGCCCTCTTCCCGCCCCTGGTCGCGGTCCCCCTGGCCGAGGTCGCCGGGTGGCGCGTGGCCCTGGGCGCGTGGTCCTTCCTGGCCCTGGCCGCGGCGGTGCTGTGGACCGTCCAGTGGCGCCGCCCCGGAACGGTCCCGCGTGCCGCACTCCCCTCGGGCGGACCGGCCCTGGCCCGCCCGATCTGGCGGGTGGGTATGGCCTGGCGGATGGCGCTGCTGTTCGGCATGGTCACCTGGAACGTCTTCACGCTGTTCACCTGGCTGCCAGCCCTGCTCAACGACGCCGGGCACAGCGCCGCCATGGCCGGGAGCATGGTCTCCCTGATGGTCGGCACCAGCCTGCTGTTCGGCCTGGTCGCGCCCACCGTCACGCTGCGCGCGGCCAACACCTTCCCGATCGTCGCGCTCGGGCTGAGCGGCTACGGCATCGGCTACCTCGGCGTGGCCGTGGCCCCCGAGTACGCCCCGCTGTGGGTGCTCTTCCTCGGTATGGGCACCAGCCTGTTCGTGGTCGTCATGACCATGATCAACGCCCGCAGCGCCACCCCGCGGGGGGCCGCGGCCCTGTCCGGGTTCGTGCAGGGCGCGGGCAGCGGGATCGCGCTGGGCGGCCCGCTGCTGTTCGGCCTCTTCGGGGAGCTCACCGGCGGGTGGACCCTGTCCTACGTGCTGATCGCCGGCGGCTCACTGGCCGTGGCCGCCGTCGTCGCCTACGTCGAACGCACCCCGTGGACGATCGAGGCCGCCGCGCAGGGCCGCCACCCCGACCGGCGCGCCGACGAACTCCTGCACGACTGA
- a CDS encoding amidohydrolase family protein has product MTGISPPPGADESAEIRRVWSGLGLPGLVDVHTHFMPDNVLRKVWAYFEALGEGVWPITYRFSQEERVATLRDFGVLRFSALSYPHRPDMAAWLNGWAAEFARRNPDSLRSATFYPEPEAKDYVAEAIGSGTRIFKAHLQVGAYDPRDPLLTDVWGALADSGTPVVVHCASGPIPGNFTGPEPFAGVLRQHPELTAVIAHAGAPEYTPFLDLVERYDRVHLDTTMAFTPFIEQRSPFPRSEFARLREFGDRVLLGTDFPNIPYSYYEQIRSLVRLDLGDDWLRGVLHDNAARLFDLRSGPEAP; this is encoded by the coding sequence GTGACTGGAATCTCACCGCCTCCCGGGGCCGACGAGAGCGCCGAGATCCGCCGCGTCTGGAGCGGTCTCGGACTCCCCGGTCTCGTGGACGTGCACACGCACTTCATGCCGGACAACGTGCTGCGCAAGGTGTGGGCCTACTTCGAGGCCCTCGGCGAGGGGGTCTGGCCCATCACCTACCGGTTCAGTCAGGAGGAGCGCGTCGCCACCCTGCGGGACTTCGGGGTCCTGCGCTTCAGCGCGCTCTCCTACCCGCACCGCCCGGACATGGCCGCCTGGCTCAACGGCTGGGCCGCCGAGTTCGCCCGCCGGAACCCCGACTCGCTGCGCAGCGCCACCTTCTACCCTGAACCCGAGGCAAAGGACTACGTGGCCGAGGCGATCGGCTCGGGCACCAGGATCTTCAAGGCCCACCTCCAGGTCGGCGCCTACGACCCGCGCGACCCCCTGCTCACCGATGTCTGGGGAGCCCTCGCCGACTCCGGGACCCCGGTGGTCGTGCACTGCGCCTCCGGGCCGATCCCCGGGAACTTCACCGGCCCCGAACCCTTCGCCGGGGTGCTCCGCCAGCACCCGGAGCTGACCGCGGTGATCGCCCACGCGGGCGCACCCGAGTACACGCCCTTCCTGGACCTGGTCGAGCGGTACGACCGCGTCCACCTGGACACCACCATGGCGTTCACCCCGTTCATCGAACAGCGGTCCCCCTTCCCCCGCTCCGAGTTCGCCCGGCTGCGGGAGTTCGGCGACCGCGTGCTCCTGGGTACCGACTTCCCGAACATCCCGTACTCCTACTACGAGCAGATCCGGTCCCTGGTCCGGCTGGACCTGGGCGACGACTGGCTGCGCGGGGTCCTGCACGACAACGCCGCGCGGCTGTTCGACCTGCGGTCCGGGCCCGAAGCGCCCTAG
- a CDS encoding molybdopterin-dependent oxidoreductase: protein MTIKTRGEQTPPRDRRRVAVGVGVGLLAVGAALGFGELAAGLLRATSPVVTVGDALVDNSPAFLMKWAIEIFGTADKAVLITGVLVVLVLAGAVLGVVALRRPLVGYAGLVLFAAAGLAAVALRRTDDLGAAAAVVVGAGAGAVALALLLRSARHTLEPWGGKGEAETPADTEGSASTGPSAQDSAPTVPAPGPDRGPGRRGFVFTAAGVLAASGSAGALGRWLPSLTGGAGSRAELALPAPAAPLPALPPGTDLGVPGLEPFTTPNPDFYRIDTALTIPRLDSTQWTLRVHGLVDRPFEIDMDELLSRELVEADITLACVSNQIGGDLISNTRWLGFPLAELLREAGVHSGADQILSTSSDGWTCGTPTEVVMDGRDSLLAVGMGGEPLPHVNGYPARMVVPGLYGFVSATKWVTDIKLTRFADEQAYWAQRGWGVRAPVKTMSRIDVPAPLGRVESGEVVLAGIAWAQHRGIDAVEVRVDDGEWWEAELAEVPGIDTWVQWVSETTVDPGNHAVEVRATDSTGFTQPFERVEPVPDGATGWHRIRFTAT from the coding sequence GTGACCATCAAGACACGCGGGGAACAGACCCCGCCACGCGACAGACGACGGGTAGCCGTCGGGGTGGGTGTCGGCCTGCTCGCGGTCGGGGCGGCGCTCGGTTTCGGCGAACTCGCCGCCGGGCTCCTCCGTGCGACGTCTCCGGTGGTCACGGTCGGCGACGCGCTCGTCGACAACAGTCCCGCGTTCCTCATGAAGTGGGCGATCGAGATCTTCGGGACGGCCGACAAGGCCGTGCTGATCACCGGAGTCCTGGTCGTCCTCGTCCTGGCCGGGGCGGTGCTGGGTGTCGTGGCGCTGCGCCGCCCCCTGGTGGGGTACGCGGGACTGGTGCTGTTCGCGGCGGCCGGGCTCGCCGCCGTGGCCCTCCGCCGCACCGACGACCTGGGGGCGGCCGCGGCCGTGGTCGTCGGTGCGGGGGCGGGCGCCGTGGCCCTCGCCCTTCTGCTGAGGAGCGCGCGCCACACCCTGGAACCATGGGGAGGAAAAGGGGAGGCCGAGACACCGGCGGACACGGAAGGCAGCGCGTCCACAGGACCGTCCGCACAGGACAGCGCGCCCACCGTTCCCGCACCGGGGCCGGACCGGGGACCGGGGAGGCGCGGTTTCGTTTTCACCGCGGCAGGGGTCCTCGCAGCGTCCGGTTCCGCCGGTGCCCTCGGCCGCTGGCTGCCGTCCCTGACGGGCGGCGCGGGTTCCCGGGCCGAGCTGGCCCTGCCCGCACCGGCCGCGCCGCTTCCCGCCCTGCCCCCGGGGACCGACCTCGGTGTTCCCGGTCTGGAGCCCTTCACCACCCCGAACCCGGACTTCTACCGGATCGACACCGCGCTGACCATCCCCCGGCTGGACTCCACCCAGTGGACGCTGCGCGTGCACGGCCTGGTGGACCGCCCCTTCGAGATCGACATGGACGAACTTCTCTCCCGTGAGCTGGTCGAGGCCGACATCACCCTGGCGTGCGTGTCCAACCAGATCGGCGGGGACCTGATCAGCAACACCCGCTGGCTCGGTTTCCCCCTCGCCGAACTGCTGCGGGAGGCGGGTGTGCACTCGGGCGCCGACCAGATCCTCAGTACCTCCAGCGACGGCTGGACGTGCGGAACCCCCACCGAGGTCGTCATGGACGGCCGCGACTCCCTGCTCGCCGTCGGTATGGGCGGGGAACCGCTCCCCCACGTCAACGGCTACCCCGCGCGGATGGTGGTGCCGGGCCTGTACGGGTTCGTCAGCGCCACCAAGTGGGTCACCGACATCAAGCTCACCCGCTTCGCCGACGAACAGGCCTACTGGGCCCAGCGCGGCTGGGGGGTGCGGGCGCCGGTCAAGACCATGTCCCGCATCGACGTGCCCGCCCCGCTCGGGCGCGTCGAGTCCGGGGAGGTCGTGCTCGCCGGAATAGCGTGGGCACAGCACCGCGGCATCGACGCGGTCGAGGTCAGGGTGGACGACGGCGAGTGGTGGGAGGCCGAGCTGGCCGAGGTTCCCGGCATCGACACGTGGGTCCAGTGGGTCAGCGAGACCACCGTCGACCCAGGCAACCACGCGGTCGAGGTCCGGGCCACCGATTCCACGGGGTTCACCCAGCCTTTCGAACGGGTGGAACCGGTACCCGACGGCGCCACCGGCTGGCACCGCATCCGCTTCACCGCGACCTGA
- a CDS encoding Lrp/AsnC family transcriptional regulator, whose product MADLDELDTAILAELQSDARKTNRDVAAAVGASPTTTLDRTRALREKGVIRGSLLDVDLELIGRPVQALITVSVVKPSRHNIEAFRDWVRALPDTLSVFVTSGNEDFLVHVALPDNNSLYAFVVDKLTERPEVADVRASIVYEHLRNHQIAPTNARAHRRHH is encoded by the coding sequence ATGGCTGATCTTGACGAACTAGATACGGCGATTCTGGCCGAACTGCAGTCAGACGCACGAAAAACCAACCGGGATGTGGCCGCGGCGGTCGGCGCATCGCCCACGACCACGCTGGATCGGACCCGTGCGCTCCGAGAAAAGGGTGTGATTCGGGGCTCACTCCTGGACGTGGACCTCGAACTCATCGGCCGCCCGGTCCAGGCGCTCATCACCGTCAGCGTCGTGAAACCCTCACGTCACAACATCGAGGCCTTCCGCGACTGGGTCCGCGCCCTGCCGGACACCCTGTCCGTGTTCGTCACCTCGGGGAACGAGGACTTCCTGGTGCACGTGGCCCTGCCGGACAACAACAGCCTGTACGCCTTCGTGGTGGACAAGCTGACCGAACGCCCCGAGGTCGCCGACGTGCGCGCCTCGATCGTCTACGAGCACCTGCGCAACCACCAGATCGCGCCCACCAACGCCCGCGCCCACCGCCGCCACCACTGA
- a CDS encoding MFS transporter translates to MTIQRRQPYLPPKPPELSEPPEPPEVPEGGPDEAAPLIRNQDFQTLWTSRFFAGLGKESGEVAYPLLMLLLAGSAAQAGFVGAAQVATAMITAVLGGSLADRTDRRTLLLICDLGRLVLLVAFAGMLFGGHATVPLVICVAVASSALMGISNPVAMAAIKQLVPSSQMASAAAQNQIRFFTTTALGAPVAGFFFSLGRAFPFLAEAVCYLVSTALILRIRRPMQAHRESEPERLSLRGAVSGFVLLARHPILRPMMLWIVGFNIAFTQTGAFLALIATADDRGASNFMIGLTVSLAGAGGLAGALVAGAVIRLVRPTAIFLFTAWSAPVCALALLAAPGVLSLGLIVGCVFAAVPCVNAVFYGYVATSVPDRLQGRALGAVTFMSLLSQPIGILSIGLLFDLAGPTMVFLMMAAVSALAALFTLGPTMRALPRPEEIAVP, encoded by the coding sequence ATGACGATTCAGCGGCGGCAGCCCTACCTGCCACCGAAGCCCCCGGAACTCTCGGAACCACCGGAGCCCCCGGAAGTACCGGAGGGCGGACCCGACGAGGCCGCACCGCTGATCCGGAACCAGGACTTCCAGACCCTGTGGACGAGCCGTTTCTTCGCCGGACTGGGTAAGGAGAGCGGCGAGGTCGCCTATCCGCTGCTGATGCTGCTGTTGGCCGGGTCGGCGGCCCAGGCCGGGTTCGTCGGCGCGGCCCAGGTGGCCACCGCCATGATCACGGCGGTCCTGGGCGGCTCGCTCGCGGACCGGACCGACCGCCGCACCCTTCTGCTGATCTGCGACCTCGGCCGCCTGGTCCTGCTCGTCGCCTTCGCCGGGATGCTGTTCGGCGGGCACGCCACGGTGCCCCTCGTGATCTGTGTGGCGGTGGCGTCCTCGGCGCTGATGGGGATCTCCAACCCGGTCGCCATGGCCGCGATCAAACAGCTCGTGCCGTCCTCGCAGATGGCCAGTGCCGCAGCGCAGAACCAGATCCGCTTCTTCACCACGACCGCCCTCGGCGCGCCCGTCGCCGGGTTCTTCTTCAGCCTGGGCCGGGCCTTCCCCTTCCTGGCGGAGGCCGTCTGCTACCTGGTGTCCACGGCCCTGATCCTGCGCATCCGCAGGCCCATGCAGGCCCACCGCGAAAGCGAACCGGAACGGCTGAGCCTACGCGGCGCGGTGAGCGGGTTCGTGCTGCTGGCCCGGCACCCGATCCTGCGGCCGATGATGCTGTGGATCGTGGGCTTCAACATCGCTTTCACCCAGACCGGGGCGTTCCTGGCGCTGATCGCCACCGCCGACGACCGGGGGGCCTCCAACTTCATGATCGGCCTGACGGTCTCCCTCGCGGGCGCCGGCGGGCTGGCCGGCGCCCTGGTCGCCGGGGCGGTCATCCGCCTGGTGCGGCCCACCGCGATCTTCCTCTTCACGGCCTGGTCCGCGCCGGTGTGCGCGCTCGCGCTCCTGGCCGCGCCGGGTGTGCTCTCACTCGGGCTGATCGTGGGGTGTGTCTTCGCCGCGGTGCCGTGCGTGAACGCGGTGTTCTACGGCTACGTCGCCACATCCGTCCCCGACCGCCTTCAGGGGCGGGCGCTGGGCGCGGTGACGTTCATGTCCCTGCTGTCCCAGCCGATCGGGATCCTCAGCATCGGGCTGCTGTTCGACCTCGCCGGACCGACGATGGTGTTCCTGATGATGGCGGCGGTGTCGGCACTGGCCGCCCTGTTCACGCTCGGGCCGACGATGCGGGCCCTGCCCCGGCCGGAGGAGATCGCGGTGCCGTGA
- a CDS encoding fasciclin domain-containing protein: protein MIRKNALAASAAAAALAFGLTACGDMDDTGTETETGSAEETEENGMDEDNDEGTEGMATAGENFGPGCAEVPEDGDGSFEGMAQDPVATAASNNPLLSTLVTAVGEADLVDTLNSAEDITVFAPTNDAFDKIPEEDLNALLEDQEQLTEVLTYHVVEGRHAPEDLEDGTFTSLQGQEVTTEGAGEEFTVNDDSQVVCGNVQTSNATVYIVDTVLMPS from the coding sequence ATGATCCGTAAGAACGCCCTCGCCGCCAGTGCCGCGGCCGCCGCACTCGCCTTCGGCCTGACCGCCTGTGGCGACATGGACGACACCGGTACCGAGACCGAGACCGGCAGCGCCGAGGAGACCGAAGAGAACGGCATGGACGAGGACAACGACGAGGGCACGGAGGGCATGGCGACCGCGGGCGAGAACTTCGGCCCGGGCTGCGCCGAGGTGCCCGAGGACGGTGACGGCAGCTTCGAGGGCATGGCCCAGGACCCGGTCGCCACCGCGGCGTCCAACAACCCGCTGCTGTCCACACTGGTCACCGCCGTCGGCGAGGCCGACCTGGTCGACACGCTGAACTCGGCCGAGGACATCACCGTCTTCGCGCCCACCAACGACGCCTTCGACAAGATCCCCGAGGAGGACCTGAACGCCCTCCTGGAGGACCAGGAGCAGCTCACCGAGGTGCTGACCTACCACGTGGTCGAGGGCCGTCACGCTCCCGAGGACCTCGAGGACGGCACGTTCACCTCGCTGCAGGGTCAGGAGGTCACCACCGAGGGCGCCGGCGAGGAGTTCACCGTCAACGACGACTCCCAGGTGGTCTGCGGCAACGTGCAGACCTCCAACGCCACCGTCTACATTGTCGACACGGTGCTGATGCCTTCCTGA
- a CDS encoding sigma-70 family RNA polymerase sigma factor, with amino-acid sequence MDRAEAVPHDAAHDAVPPGLEELLHQVARGDEQAFSQVYDLISPSVYGLVRRILRDPAQSEEVAQEVLVEVWRSACRYDSRRGSPQAWVMTLAHRRAVDRVRSEQASSDREARAAAADTKRPYDEVAEEATNRLERERVRRCLDTLTELQEQSVRLAFYGGYSYREVAKLLSAPLGTIKTRMRDGLIRLRDCLGVEW; translated from the coding sequence ATGGACAGGGCAGAGGCTGTGCCGCACGACGCGGCCCACGATGCCGTCCCGCCGGGGCTGGAGGAGCTGCTGCACCAGGTCGCGCGCGGCGACGAACAGGCCTTCAGCCAGGTCTACGACCTGATCAGCCCCTCCGTCTACGGGCTGGTGCGCCGGATCCTGCGCGACCCGGCGCAGTCGGAGGAGGTCGCCCAGGAGGTCCTGGTCGAGGTGTGGCGCAGCGCCTGCCGCTACGACTCCCGCCGGGGCAGCCCGCAGGCCTGGGTGATGACCCTGGCGCACCGGAGAGCAGTGGACCGGGTGCGTTCGGAGCAGGCCAGCAGCGACCGCGAGGCCCGGGCGGCCGCCGCGGACACCAAGCGGCCCTACGACGAGGTGGCCGAGGAGGCCACCAACCGCCTCGAACGGGAACGCGTGCGCCGATGTCTGGACACACTGACCGAACTCCAGGAGCAGTCAGTACGCCTGGCCTTCTACGGGGGTTACTCCTACCGTGAGGTGGCCAAGCTGCTGTCGGCGCCCCTGGGCACCATCAAGACGCGGATGCGCGACGGACTGATCAGGCTCAGAGACTGTTTGGGGGTGGAGTGGTGA